The Neodiprion fabricii isolate iyNeoFabr1 chromosome 4, iyNeoFabr1.1, whole genome shotgun sequence genome window below encodes:
- the LOC124180910 gene encoding probable asparagine--tRNA ligase, mitochondrial isoform X1 — translation MAFVKLILEVPRSLFLANSIAVRRNVYSCARISETNVSDAVGKRRIIKGWVKALRNMKENVFIDVSDGSCSEHLQVVIPKSVKPSNLTYGSSISVEGDIAMGPNGRVELRAETISVVGECVVSDGYPFVPRKKYSQEYIRQYLHMRPRTNSFGSLLRIRDLATAAIGDHLRSRGFVGIHTPVLTSNDCEGAGEVFSVRPANEGLLKSMKKEGVSDEEAYFNTKVFLTVSGQLQLESVVRGLSKVFSFGPTFRAENSKSRLHLSEFYMIETEIAFTKNIEELAKEAELLLKSVTNYVFDKGASDLRIHGAPEPDWLHKTFDIISYDEAIKILEKNTDRLSLPLKYGESLSKEHELFLMHHTSGVPIFIVDFPKDSKPFYMKKASHDPTKAAAMDLLAPIVGELIGGSMREDNYDVLQSKLSSLTPNLDWYLELRKYGNVPSSGFGMGFERYLQTIMGIPNIKDTIPFPRWPHNCKF, via the exons ATGGCGTTTGTTAAATTGATACTCGAAGTACCGCGGAGCTTGTTTCTCGCGAATAGTATCGCTGTAAGACGCAATGTATACAGCTGTGCCAGGATATCCGAAACAAACGTATCCGATGCAGTAGGAAAACGGAGAATAATTAAG GGCTGGGTCAAAGCGCTGCGAAACATGAAGGAGAACGTGTTTATCGATGTTTCAGACGGCTCGTGCAGTGAGCACTTGCAAGTCGTAATACCGAAATCAGTTAAGCCGAGTAACTTGACCTATGGAAGCAGCATCTCAGTAGAGGGTGATATAGCAATGGGACCGAATGGGAGAGTAGAACTAAGAGCGGAAACCATTTCAGTTGTTGGGGAATGCGTTGTTTCAGATGGTTATCCGTTTGTGCctaggaaaaaatattcgcaaGAATACATTAGGCAGTATTTGCATATGAGACCGAGAACAAATAGCTTTGGGAGCCTGCTGAGAATACGAGATTTGGCCACTGCGGCTATAGGAGATCATCTCAGAAGTCGAGGCTTTGTCGGAATCCACACACCAGTTTTAACTTCCAATGACTGCGAAGGTGCAGGGGAAGTGTTTTCAGTCAGACCAGCAAATGAGGGGCTTTTGAAATCCATGAAAAAGGAAGGTGTATCAGACGAAGAGGCTTACTTCAACACTAAAGTATTTCTCACGGTTTCTGGTCAGCTACAGTTGGAATCCGTAGTAAG aGGATTGTCCAAGGTTTTCTCTTTTGGTCCGACTTTTAGAGCAGAGAATTCAAAGTCTCGATTACACCTGTCCGAGTTTTACATGATCGAGACTGAGATAGCttttactaaaaatattgaggagCTAGCTAAAGAGGCTGAATTATTGTTGAAAAGCGTGACTAATTATGTCTTCGATAAGGGTGCTTCAGATCTTCGTATTCATGGAGCACCAGAGCCAGATTGGCTACATAAGACTTTTGATATAATCAGCTACGATGAAgctataaaaatattggagAAGAATACAGATCGATTAAGTTTGCCTCTTAAATATGGAGAGAGCCTTTCAAAAGAGCACGAACTATTTCTAATGCATCATACCAGCggagtaccgatatttatTGTTGACTTTCCAAAAGATAGCAAGCctttttatatgaaaaaagcTTCCCACGACCCGACAAAG GCGGCGGCAATGGATCTTTTGGCACCCATCGTCGGGGAATTGATAGGAGGCAGTATGCGCGAAGATAACTACGACGTGTTACAGTCTAAGCTATCTTCGCTTACCCCAAACCTAGATTGGTACTTAGAACTTCGTAAATATGGAAATGTACCCTCCAGTGGTTTCGGAATGGGTTTCGAACGTTATTTGCAGACCATAATGGGCATACCAAACATCAAAGATACTATTCCGTTTCCTAGGTGGCCTCACAActgcaaattttga
- the LOC124180910 gene encoding probable asparagine--tRNA ligase, mitochondrial isoform X2 — MAFVKLILEVPRSLFLANSIAVRRNVYSCARISETNVSDAVGKRRIIKGWVKALRNMKENVFIDVSDGSCSEHLQVVIPKSVKPSNLTYGSSISVEGDIAMGPNGRVELRAETISVVGECVVSDGYPFVPRKKYSQEYIRQYLHMRPRTNSFGSLLRIRDLATAAIGDHLRSRGFVGIHTPVLTSNDCEGAGEVFSVRPANEGLLKSMKKEGVSDEEAYFNTKVFLTVSGQLQLESVVRGLSKVFSFGPTFRAENSKSRLHLSEFYMIETEIAFTKNIEELAKEAELLLKSVTNYVFDKGASDLRIHGAPEPDWLHKTFDIISYDEAIKILEKNTDRLSLPLKYGESLSKEHELFLMHHTSGVPIFIVDFPKDSKPFYMKKASHDPTKIFRRRRQWIFWHPSSGN, encoded by the exons ATGGCGTTTGTTAAATTGATACTCGAAGTACCGCGGAGCTTGTTTCTCGCGAATAGTATCGCTGTAAGACGCAATGTATACAGCTGTGCCAGGATATCCGAAACAAACGTATCCGATGCAGTAGGAAAACGGAGAATAATTAAG GGCTGGGTCAAAGCGCTGCGAAACATGAAGGAGAACGTGTTTATCGATGTTTCAGACGGCTCGTGCAGTGAGCACTTGCAAGTCGTAATACCGAAATCAGTTAAGCCGAGTAACTTGACCTATGGAAGCAGCATCTCAGTAGAGGGTGATATAGCAATGGGACCGAATGGGAGAGTAGAACTAAGAGCGGAAACCATTTCAGTTGTTGGGGAATGCGTTGTTTCAGATGGTTATCCGTTTGTGCctaggaaaaaatattcgcaaGAATACATTAGGCAGTATTTGCATATGAGACCGAGAACAAATAGCTTTGGGAGCCTGCTGAGAATACGAGATTTGGCCACTGCGGCTATAGGAGATCATCTCAGAAGTCGAGGCTTTGTCGGAATCCACACACCAGTTTTAACTTCCAATGACTGCGAAGGTGCAGGGGAAGTGTTTTCAGTCAGACCAGCAAATGAGGGGCTTTTGAAATCCATGAAAAAGGAAGGTGTATCAGACGAAGAGGCTTACTTCAACACTAAAGTATTTCTCACGGTTTCTGGTCAGCTACAGTTGGAATCCGTAGTAAG aGGATTGTCCAAGGTTTTCTCTTTTGGTCCGACTTTTAGAGCAGAGAATTCAAAGTCTCGATTACACCTGTCCGAGTTTTACATGATCGAGACTGAGATAGCttttactaaaaatattgaggagCTAGCTAAAGAGGCTGAATTATTGTTGAAAAGCGTGACTAATTATGTCTTCGATAAGGGTGCTTCAGATCTTCGTATTCATGGAGCACCAGAGCCAGATTGGCTACATAAGACTTTTGATATAATCAGCTACGATGAAgctataaaaatattggagAAGAATACAGATCGATTAAGTTTGCCTCTTAAATATGGAGAGAGCCTTTCAAAAGAGCACGAACTATTTCTAATGCATCATACCAGCggagtaccgatatttatTGTTGACTTTCCAAAAGATAGCAAGCctttttatatgaaaaaagcTTCCCACGACCCGACAAAG ATCTTTCGAAGGCGGCGGCAATGGATCTTTTGGCACCCATCGTCGGGGAATTGA